The following are encoded in a window of Rosa chinensis cultivar Old Blush chromosome 4, RchiOBHm-V2, whole genome shotgun sequence genomic DNA:
- the LOC112199207 gene encoding uncharacterized protein LOC112199207 translates to MLAKQAWRLISNPQSLIAQVYKAKYFPNHPFMEAELRDAPSFSWRCILESCSILAASIQWKVGIGEHVDVRKDSWISECPCYLIQKPLHTTINKVAELIDRETRSWNQNVVHATFLPKVATKILSIPLSRSAGAGADRYRWQPEKNGRYTVKSAYWIARQQVMGEFLTSTSSRNPYEALWKKIWNTKILGKVKICLWMAANNILPTQESLSYKGYTGPFDCLLCSEVLETNSPVAQEAIEAANIPIAGCLPGSIKEWLLYQGHHLNRKKWEKLLMLIWALWKNRNSKLWNNTFTSAHVIVVTTCTWYEQFLQAQKTQLHEKVAKLGKHWTPPSSNQLKINVDGAFLPSNDIGGIGGVIRRSDSSFVAAFSKYVQHVSSPKQLELLAIREGPDFLKQRGLHDAETFVSGGVRGEVCQVWWYVVCWVGPVRLGWGVCQRSMNMVDWWWQAVLREWTPVDDVVFGLVPNPTGPWASGFLLLSYPLGF, encoded by the exons ATGTTAGCTAAACAGGCATGGAGGTTAATCTCAAATCCTCAGTCACTGATTGCACAAGTTTACAAGGCCAAATACTTTCCAAACCACCCTTTTATGGAGGCAGAACTTAGAGATGCCCCCTCCTTTTCATGGAGGTGCATATTAGAGAGTTGTTCTATCTTGGCAGCTAGTATTCAATGGAAAGTGGGGATTGGAGAACATGTAGATGTACGGAAGGACAGCTGGATTTCTGAATGTCCTTGTTACCTCATTCAGAAGCCGCTTCATACTACCATCAATAAGGTAGCTGAGTTAATCGATAGGGAAACCCGAAGTTGGAATCAGAATGTTGTGCATGCTACTTTCCTACCTAAAGTAGCTACAAAAATTCTCAGCATTCCATTAAGTAGAAGTGCAGGTGCAGGTGCAGATCGATATAGATGGCAGCCAGAGAAGAATGGAAGATATACTGTAAAGTCAGCATATTGGATTGCTCGACAGCAGGTTATGGGAGAGTTCCTAACTTCTACCTCATCGAGAAATCCATATGAGGCTCTTTGGAAGAAAATATGGAACACAAAGATTCTTGGGAAAGTGAAAATCTGCTTATGGATGGCTGCAAACAATATCTTGCCTACTCAAGAAAGTTTGAGTTACAAGGGGTATACTGGTCCCTTCGATTGCTTACTATGTAGTGAGGTGTTGGAAACAAATAGCCCTGTTGCGCAAGAGGCCATTgaagcagcaaatattccaatTGCCGGTTGTCTGCCAGGAAGTATCAAAGAATGGCTTTTGTATCAGGGTCACCAtctaaatagaaaaaaatggGAGAAGCTACTTATGCTAATTTGGGCTCTCTGGAAAAATAGAAACAGTAAGTTGTGGAACAATACTTTCACAAGTGCTCATGTGATTGTAGTTACCACATGCACTTGGTATGAACAATTTCTACAAGCGCAGAAGACTCAGTTGCATGAAAAAGTTGCCAAACTGGGTAAACATTGGACTCCACCATCTAGCAATCAACTCAAAATCAATGTTGATGGAGCTTTCTTGCCTTCTAACGATATTGGAGGTATTGGTGGAGTTATTAGACGAAGTGATAGTTCTTTTGTGGCTGCTTTCTCTAAGTATGTGCAGCATGTCTCATCTCCAAAGCAATTGGAATTGTTAGCAATTAGAGAAGGCCCGGACTTTCTAAAGCAAAGAGGCCTCCATGAT GCAGAGACTTTCGTTTCTGGAGGGGTGCGCGGCGAAGTATGCCAAGTGTGGTGGTACGTCGTATGCTGGGTCGGGCCAGTGCGGCTTGGTTGGGGTGTGTGTCAGCGCAGCATGAATATGGTGGACTGGTGGTGGCAGGCGGTGCTGCGCGAGTGGACGCCTGTGGATGATGTCGTTTTTGGGCTTGTTCCAAATCCTACTGGGCCTTGGGCTTCGGGCTTTCTCCTTTTGAGCTACCCATTGGGCTTTTAA
- the LOC112200864 gene encoding F-box protein At3g07870, with amino-acid sequence MQISYSAVTFRAFLSPAMKKIKLKHTHQATNTDQQEEEHDNQFDIFQLPNYIILEILSRIPIKSLIQCRSVCKSWRHSLSDSHFTKSLFSQTPTCILLQNSSTINPKSPRLFLIDLDKASGRNDVVIRLPKDPNVPTRGVQVVGSCNGLLCVYDRLNCGQLYISNPIIGESLTLPAPSMEIDYQFVCGFGFCPSNEVYKVVVVTSPSEGTDHGELKVLTVGSGVWRSIGNCVYHFGYQPYGVYLNGVLHWIVQTSEGSVSICAFDVENESFRELPPPPCCLKKCVISIGVLEGWLSVFVRSGSNINVWMMKDYGVEESWTKELVVKEKSSGMIGKLFGHWTRSSSAAQVLKFTKKGQVLLLDKYKLHVYTPGKRGFVPLEIDGVPYMVEAFAHIPSFISLANALRG; translated from the coding sequence ATGCAGATCTCATACTCAGCCGTTACATTTAGAGCTTTCCTCTCTCCAGCcatgaagaaaatcaaactCAAGCATACCCACCAAGCAACCAACACTgaccaacaagaagaagagCATGATAATCAATTCGATATTTTCCAACTTCCAAACTACATAATACTGGAGATCCTCTCCAGAATCCCAATCAAATCCCTCATCCAATGCCGCTCTGTGTGCAAGTCATGGCGTCATTCACTCTCGGACTCCCACTTCACCAAGTCTCTATTTTCCCAAACACCCACTTGCATTTTGCTCCAGAATAGCAGCACCATCAACCCAAAATCCCCAAGGCTCTTCTTGATTGATCTAGACAAGGCCTCCGGCAGGAACGACGTCGTAATTAGGCTCCCAAAAGACCCTAATGTCCCAACTCGGGGTGTGCAAGTTGTGGGTTCCTGCAATGGCCTGCTCTGCGTGTATGATAGGCTCAACTGTGGCCAACTTTATATCTCCAACCCCATTATCGGTGAGTCTTTAACACTTCCAGCACCTAGTATGGAAATTGATTATCAGTTTGTttgtgggtttggattttgtcCTAGTAATGAGGTTTATAAAGTAGTTGTGGTTACTTCTCCAAGTGAAGGAACTGATCATGGAGAGTTGAAGGTTTTGACTGTTGGGTCTGGGGTTTGGAGAAGCATTGGGAATTGTGTGTACCATTTTGGGTACCAACCATATGGGGTTTATCTGAATGGGGTTCTTCATTGGATTGTTCAAACTAGTGAGGGTTCTGTTTCGATTTGTGCCTTTGACGTTGAAAATGAGAGTTTCCGAGAGCTGCCACCGCCGCCTTGTTGTTTGAAAAAATGTGTCATTAGCATTGGAGTCCTGGAAGGTTGGCTCTCTGTGTTTGTTCGGTCCGGAAGTAACATCAATGTGTGGATGATGAAAGATTATGGGGTTGAGGAGTCTTGGACCAAAGAGCTTGTTGTCAAAGAAAAATCGTCAGGCATGATTGGGAAATTGTTTGGTCACTGGACTCGATCTTCTTCTGCTGCTCAAGTGTTGAAGTTTACAAAGAAGGGGCAAGTCTTGCTGTTGGATAAGTATAAACTGCATGTTTATACTCCTGGGAAAAGAGGTTTTGTACCACTTGAGATTGATGGGGTACCATATATGGTTGAAGCATTTGCCCATATTCCTAGCTTTATTTCGCTTGCCAATGCCTTAAGGGGTTAG